A region of Paenibacillus sp. 37 DNA encodes the following proteins:
- a CDS encoding nucleotide excision repair endonuclease has translation MINITVPTPDVTITKQVDPQLSHIYGFTDFHLITRELGGIFMFYNAAGELLFVGKARKLRPRIKKHFEDTVSPMKNHREEVTKIEVCLVEDPVDREIYETYIINTMRAKYNVDKVLYK, from the coding sequence TTGATTAATATTACCGTGCCAACACCGGATGTAACCATTACAAAGCAGGTTGATCCACAGCTTAGCCACATTTATGGATTTACTGATTTTCACCTGATTACCCGGGAACTAGGCGGGATTTTCATGTTTTACAATGCCGCTGGAGAGTTGTTATTCGTCGGGAAAGCACGTAAATTAAGACCACGTATCAAAAAGCATTTTGAAGACACGGTATCACCAATGAAGAATCACCGCGAAGAAGTAACTAAGATTGAAGTATGCCTGGTTGAAGATCCGGTAGATCGTGAAATTTATGAGACGTATATCATCAACACGATGCGTGCGAAATACAATGTAGATAAAGTCTTGTACAAATAA